In Terriglobus sp. TAA 43, a single window of DNA contains:
- a CDS encoding iron-sulfur cluster assembly accessory protein translates to MATAAPTPEVVTGPAPTTQPVALTPSAIAKVKEIMATQDPLPAGLRIGVVGGGCSGFQYSMSFENQQGMMDKVVRFEDLKVFVDATSAMYLNGCTVDYVETLEAAGFKFENPQVKSTCGCGSSFSV, encoded by the coding sequence ATGGCAACTGCCGCTCCCACACCCGAAGTAGTCACAGGCCCGGCCCCGACGACCCAGCCCGTTGCGCTGACGCCCTCCGCCATCGCCAAGGTGAAGGAGATTATGGCCACCCAGGATCCGCTCCCGGCTGGTCTGCGCATTGGTGTGGTCGGTGGCGGATGCTCCGGCTTCCAGTACTCCATGAGCTTTGAGAACCAGCAGGGCATGATGGACAAGGTTGTCCGTTTTGAAGACCTGAAGGTTTTTGTGGACGCCACCAGCGCCATGTACCTAAATGGCTGCACCGTGGATTATGTCGAGACGCTTGAAGCTGCTGGCTTTAAGTTCGAGAACCCCCAAGTGAAGAGCACCTGCGGCTGCGGATCGTCGTTCTCGGTCTAA
- a CDS encoding Rid family hydrolase → MKLKSTILAGVLATAAVVSSHAQVTVKHIQTEKSPIATAVWAGDTLYVSGQLATPITPADAAKGTPAVFGDTKQQTFDILTKIQKILQEQGLDMKDVVKATVFLAADPKLGKIDFPGLQASFTQFFGTKEQPNKPARSAFQVANLVAPGYLLEIEVIAVKGK, encoded by the coding sequence ATGAAGTTGAAGAGCACGATTCTGGCCGGTGTACTGGCTACCGCCGCTGTTGTTTCCAGCCACGCACAGGTAACGGTGAAGCACATCCAGACCGAGAAGTCGCCCATTGCTACTGCTGTTTGGGCGGGTGACACGCTGTACGTGAGCGGTCAGCTTGCTACGCCCATCACGCCCGCTGATGCAGCAAAGGGAACACCCGCGGTCTTTGGCGATACCAAGCAGCAGACCTTCGACATTCTGACGAAGATCCAGAAGATTTTGCAGGAGCAGGGCCTGGATATGAAGGATGTTGTGAAGGCAACTGTGTTTCTGGCTGCTGATCCCAAGCTGGGTAAGATCGATTTCCCCGGTCTGCAGGCAAGCTTCACGCAGTTCTTCGGGACGAAGGAGCAGCCCAATAAGCCAGCTCGTTCCGCCTTCCAGGTAGCGAATCTTGTGGCGCCTGGATATCTGTTAGAGATCGAAGTGATCGCAGTAAAAGGTAAGTAA
- a CDS encoding TonB-dependent receptor, whose product MMFRHFHFSRPFALAPVVLLAAAVPGHAQSYYGTLKGLVKDPSGAAIPNAEITLTDTGTKITRKTVTTGAGEYVFNAVDPGTFDLSVSANGFTTYTQKGVVVATQQTLALDVPLTVGSSGVVVEVTSAAPTIDTATAQNGQVFDSQKLVDLPNLGRNPFLLTKLNNNVTAVGDPRFNRFQDQSGSSAISIAGGPVNMNNYLIDGVPVTDFSNRAVIIPSVESVQEMKTQTNTYDAEAGRTGGGVFNTLLKSGTNALHGNLYGSTRQTNWSANTWINNRTGAPRPNIAQYSYEGSLGGPIWKDKTFFWVTEEGYRQRSPLGANYYLPTAAEKAGDFSARGTVSNGVCTSGLCIYDPLTTDPTTGIRTAFAGNVIPSNRINTVGKNLLTALPTCAAGCNSSAAYGATNFQPTDLLGDRADEFIAKVDHQMTKWWLANASYLHYGSKEPGGNPLGSFAGGTTAYLLYRKVDAFNQNNVITLNPTTILTVSYGQNRFPNNTLDLTSNYDQTQLGFPSSYANSLQKKAFPAITMQSAASFGTNNSGPAVFYSRNIVVAVAKSLGRHSVKAGYNFRTISVDFTNVSTGNGSYTFQNTFTSQNPLAGTRSGGADVADLLLGYPTSGSVQVVTPLALNVKYNAVYFQDDIRLTNKLTINAGLRYELEPGIHERSNHYAVGFDRNITSPLQTTAGVTTKGAIEYAGQAGYSDHCCSNHSINLSPRIGAAYALDEKTVVRGGFGVFYAPLFYSTSASLAPGYAATSTYVASNDSNRTPANSLSNPFPGGLTQPSGNSLGLSQGIGTSLTTIDQDRRMPLIQQWSLDVQREFAFGMSGELGYVASHGRNLLPSNGGTYNIDQINPGAIPYGQGACPANTGSSTFLTDSSTNPYSGKGGAGVIAAAKIANNQLCRPFAQFSAVNIQPSVSKSNYESLIMNTRKRFSHGFSLTAGYTWSKNMDSVFAQGSNLNVGANGPQNFYNINGPGGEYSLAINDIPHRFTFGGTGELPFGKGRAFLNNNRWLDLIVGGWSANATFVGQSGGPVPIQNNTNLNSSILGTATQRPNVLYGVPLCTSGSTQSRLTTFFNPAAFATPQPGNGQFGNLSRTSSACRAPGSRNVDMSVFKDFQTERVHFRFQAEMLNLTNTPLFALNSNGLKYGNASFGSVNTSAINFPRLISLGGRISF is encoded by the coding sequence ATGATGTTCAGACATTTTCATTTCTCCCGACCGTTCGCACTCGCTCCCGTTGTGCTGTTGGCTGCGGCTGTACCCGGACATGCACAGTCGTACTACGGCACATTGAAAGGTCTGGTGAAAGATCCCAGCGGAGCTGCAATTCCGAATGCTGAAATTACGCTGACAGATACGGGAACCAAGATCACGCGTAAGACTGTGACGACAGGCGCTGGCGAATATGTTTTTAACGCGGTTGATCCTGGAACATTTGACCTCTCTGTTTCCGCAAACGGTTTTACAACCTACACGCAGAAGGGCGTGGTGGTTGCCACACAGCAGACCTTAGCCCTGGACGTTCCGCTGACAGTGGGAAGCTCTGGTGTGGTGGTTGAAGTAACCAGCGCAGCGCCGACCATTGATACGGCAACTGCGCAGAACGGCCAGGTCTTTGACTCGCAGAAACTGGTTGACCTGCCGAATCTGGGACGCAATCCATTTCTTCTTACCAAGCTCAACAACAATGTGACGGCAGTTGGCGATCCACGCTTCAATCGTTTTCAGGATCAGTCAGGATCATCCGCGATTTCGATCGCCGGCGGGCCGGTCAACATGAATAACTATCTGATCGATGGTGTTCCGGTGACGGATTTCTCCAATCGCGCGGTGATTATCCCGTCTGTGGAATCCGTGCAGGAAATGAAAACGCAAACGAACACCTATGACGCAGAAGCAGGGCGCACTGGTGGCGGCGTATTCAATACTCTTCTGAAATCCGGAACCAATGCGTTGCACGGCAACCTATACGGATCCACGCGTCAAACGAACTGGTCTGCGAATACATGGATCAACAATCGTACAGGTGCGCCTCGTCCGAATATTGCGCAGTATAGCTACGAAGGTTCTCTCGGCGGTCCTATCTGGAAAGACAAGACATTCTTCTGGGTGACAGAAGAAGGCTATCGTCAGCGTTCTCCCCTGGGAGCTAACTACTATCTTCCGACTGCGGCGGAAAAGGCTGGTGATTTCTCTGCACGCGGTACTGTGTCGAATGGTGTTTGTACCAGTGGCCTTTGTATCTATGATCCGCTGACCACGGATCCCACCACTGGTATTCGTACCGCCTTCGCGGGCAATGTCATTCCGTCGAACCGCATCAACACAGTGGGAAAGAACCTGCTCACCGCACTACCCACATGCGCCGCGGGTTGTAACTCGTCCGCTGCTTATGGCGCTACGAACTTTCAGCCAACCGATCTCTTGGGTGATCGCGCGGATGAGTTCATTGCAAAGGTTGATCACCAGATGACTAAGTGGTGGTTGGCTAATGCTTCTTACCTTCACTATGGATCGAAGGAGCCAGGTGGTAACCCACTGGGATCGTTTGCAGGCGGTACGACTGCTTACCTGCTCTACCGTAAGGTGGATGCGTTCAATCAGAACAACGTAATCACGCTGAACCCTACGACGATCCTGACCGTGTCGTATGGACAGAATCGCTTCCCGAATAACACGCTGGACTTAACTTCCAACTATGACCAGACGCAGCTAGGATTTCCCTCCAGCTATGCGAATAGCTTGCAGAAGAAAGCGTTCCCAGCCATCACCATGCAATCTGCAGCGTCCTTTGGAACGAATAACTCCGGACCCGCGGTATTTTATTCACGCAACATTGTGGTCGCTGTAGCGAAGAGCCTCGGACGGCATTCCGTGAAGGCTGGTTATAACTTCCGCACTATCTCCGTGGACTTTACTAACGTAAGTACCGGAAACGGAAGCTATACCTTCCAGAACACGTTCACATCGCAGAATCCGTTGGCTGGCACGCGCTCTGGCGGTGCGGATGTTGCAGACCTTCTGCTCGGCTATCCCACAAGCGGCTCTGTGCAGGTTGTAACACCGCTTGCGCTGAACGTGAAATACAACGCCGTCTACTTCCAGGACGATATCCGCTTAACGAACAAGCTCACGATCAATGCAGGTCTTCGCTATGAGCTTGAGCCGGGTATTCATGAGCGCAGCAATCACTATGCGGTTGGCTTCGATCGCAACATCACCAGCCCGCTGCAGACGACCGCAGGAGTTACGACCAAGGGTGCGATTGAATACGCCGGACAAGCCGGATACAGCGACCACTGCTGCAGCAATCACTCCATCAATCTCTCACCTCGTATCGGTGCGGCGTATGCGCTGGATGAAAAGACGGTGGTACGCGGCGGCTTTGGTGTCTTCTACGCTCCGCTCTTTTACTCCACCAGCGCCAGCCTTGCTCCTGGCTACGCTGCAACGTCGACCTATGTTGCATCGAACGACAGCAACCGTACCCCTGCTAACTCGCTGAGCAATCCGTTTCCGGGAGGTTTGACGCAGCCCTCTGGTAACAGCCTTGGCCTCTCTCAGGGTATTGGCACCAGCCTCACGACGATTGATCAGGATCGTCGCATGCCATTGATCCAGCAATGGTCACTGGATGTGCAGCGTGAGTTTGCGTTCGGTATGTCTGGAGAACTGGGCTATGTTGCATCGCATGGCCGCAACCTGTTGCCAAGCAATGGTGGTACTTACAACATCGATCAGATCAACCCGGGTGCAATTCCGTACGGACAGGGTGCATGCCCAGCCAACACGGGCAGCAGCACATTCCTCACGGATAGCAGCACCAATCCTTATTCCGGCAAGGGTGGTGCGGGTGTGATTGCGGCAGCAAAGATTGCTAACAATCAGCTCTGCCGTCCATTCGCGCAGTTCAGCGCAGTGAACATTCAGCCCAGCGTCTCAAAGTCCAACTATGAATCGCTGATCATGAATACACGCAAGCGGTTCTCGCACGGCTTCTCTCTGACGGCTGGATATACGTGGTCCAAGAATATGGACAGCGTATTCGCGCAGGGCAGCAACCTGAACGTGGGTGCTAACGGACCGCAGAACTTCTACAACATCAACGGCCCCGGCGGCGAGTACTCGCTGGCCATCAACGACATCCCGCACCGCTTTACCTTCGGTGGCACGGGCGAACTGCCCTTCGGCAAGGGACGCGCGTTCCTGAACAACAACCGTTGGCTTGACCTGATTGTTGGTGGATGGAGCGCGAACGCAACCTTCGTCGGTCAATCGGGCGGCCCGGTGCCGATCCAGAACAACACGAACCTGAACTCTTCCATCCTTGGAACGGCGACGCAGCGTCCGAATGTTCTTTACGGGGTTCCGCTGTGCACGTCCGGTTCGACGCAATCGCGCCTGACCACGTTCTTTAACCCCGCTGCATTCGCTACCCCGCAGCCAGGTAACGGCCAGTTCGGCAACCTGTCCCGCACCAGCAGCGCCTGCCGTGCACCGGGCTCTCGCAATGTGGATATGTCTGTGTTCAAAGACTTTCAGACGGAGCGGGTACACTTCCGGTTCCAGGCGGAAATGCTTAACCTGACAAATACCCCGCTGTTCGCACTGAACTCCAATGGTTTGAAGTACGGGAATGCATCGTTCGGCTCGGTGAACACCTCGGCCATCAACTTCCCGCGCCTCATCTCGCTTGGCGGCAGGATCTCGTTCTAA
- a CDS encoding GspE/PulE family protein: MASPLAIPIANPELNETERAQLMARRYHCEFVDLRDFKIQHELVKSVPVELMFRYNFIPLEQLQDRLVIAVSDPSRLMVLDEISGLLGQRLLTRVATLSQITDLLKKTEQSQRVLEEATEGLTFDVLSAEDNPDENISIERLTSEDDISPIIRLVDTTIFSALERRASDIHLETYDDSLLVKYRIDGVLQQAMAPIAREHHQTILSRIKVMSELDIAERRVPQDGRFRVRYKGRLIDFRVSIMPTVHGENAVLRVLDKESMSEKFKKLSLDVVGFGAHDLERFRRYIKEPYGMVLVTGPTGSGKTTTLYAALNEIKSEEDKIITIEDPVEYQIRGITQIPVNEKKGLTFARGLRSILRHDPDKILVGEIRDAETAQIAINSALTGHLVFTTVHANNVVDVLGRFLNMGVEPYNFVSALNCILAQRLVRQICDFCATHRTYSDEELVENGLNPEEWRGFQFREGTGCIECGGTGYRGRSAIHELLELDDEVREMLLEKKPGSEIRRKAAAKGMHFLRDSALERVRAGVTTLHEINKVTFIESGR, translated from the coding sequence ATGGCATCTCCTCTTGCAATCCCCATTGCGAATCCGGAACTGAACGAGACAGAGCGCGCGCAGTTGATGGCGCGGCGCTATCACTGCGAATTCGTTGATCTGCGCGACTTCAAGATTCAGCATGAACTGGTGAAGTCTGTGCCGGTGGAACTGATGTTCCGCTACAACTTCATTCCATTGGAACAGTTGCAGGATCGACTCGTTATCGCTGTCAGCGATCCTTCGCGACTGATGGTGCTGGATGAAATCTCTGGCTTGCTTGGGCAGCGGTTGCTGACGCGTGTGGCCACGCTGTCGCAGATTACCGATCTGCTGAAAAAGACGGAACAGTCGCAGCGTGTTCTGGAAGAGGCAACGGAAGGTCTTACGTTTGACGTTCTGTCTGCGGAAGACAATCCAGACGAGAATATTTCCATTGAACGACTAACGAGTGAAGACGATATCTCACCGATTATTCGACTGGTGGATACGACGATCTTCTCCGCGTTGGAACGGCGCGCTTCGGATATTCACCTTGAAACATACGACGATTCACTGCTGGTGAAGTACCGCATTGATGGCGTGTTGCAACAGGCGATGGCGCCCATCGCGCGTGAACATCATCAGACGATTCTTTCGCGTATCAAGGTTATGAGCGAGCTGGATATCGCTGAGCGCCGCGTGCCGCAGGACGGTCGTTTCCGTGTGCGTTACAAGGGGCGTCTAATCGACTTCCGTGTGTCGATTATGCCCACGGTGCATGGCGAAAATGCCGTGCTGCGTGTGCTGGATAAAGAGTCGATGAGCGAGAAGTTCAAGAAGCTCTCGCTGGATGTTGTGGGCTTTGGCGCGCATGATCTGGAGCGTTTCCGTCGTTACATCAAAGAGCCTTACGGCATGGTGCTTGTTACGGGGCCGACTGGTTCCGGTAAGACGACAACGTTGTATGCAGCGTTGAACGAGATCAAGAGTGAAGAAGACAAGATCATCACGATTGAAGATCCGGTCGAATACCAGATTCGCGGCATTACGCAAATTCCGGTAAATGAGAAAAAGGGCCTGACGTTTGCGCGCGGTCTGCGTTCGATTCTGCGTCATGACCCGGACAAGATTCTTGTGGGTGAGATTCGTGATGCGGAGACGGCGCAGATTGCTATCAACTCTGCGCTGACGGGCCATCTTGTATTCACTACCGTTCACGCGAATAACGTTGTCGATGTGTTGGGTCGATTCCTGAACATGGGCGTTGAGCCTTACAACTTTGTGTCGGCTTTGAACTGCATTCTGGCGCAGCGGCTGGTGCGACAGATTTGCGATTTCTGTGCGACGCATCGTACGTATAGCGATGAAGAACTGGTGGAGAACGGCTTGAATCCCGAAGAATGGCGCGGGTTTCAATTCCGCGAAGGCACTGGCTGCATTGAGTGCGGTGGTACGGGATATCGCGGTCGTTCGGCCATTCACGAGTTGCTGGAACTGGATGATGAAGTGCGCGAAATGCTGCTGGAGAAGAAGCCCGGCAGCGAGATTCGTCGTAAGGCTGCGGCGAAAGGCATGCACTTCCTGCGCGACTCCGCACTGGAACGCGTGCGCGCTGGCGTGACCACGCTTCATGAGATCAATAAGGTGACGTTCATCGAAAGCGGTCGCTGA
- a CDS encoding VOC family protein, which produces MRLGLRILVSLLTVGAVVAQAQQRPKIMGIAHVAYASHEIDASRAFYRDWLGLEEVNAWMSEGKLAFTFFKINDRQFVELTPEKGAGTDRFGDVSFETNDAEAMRRYLAAKGVVVPKEVTQGRIGNVAFKIVDPAGHQVEFVQYMPQGKTVQDFGKHLGPERISTHMTHTGLIVTDLDPEYRFYTQVLGFTETWRGSSDGKVLSWINLKMPDSTDYVEFMLYKDAPEPTKRGGAHHICLVVPSVPEAVAKLKTRPYAATYKHPLEDDHVGKNRKRQSNLFDADGTRTELMEPTTIDGTVTPPSTAPWPPK; this is translated from the coding sequence ATGCGGCTTGGCTTGCGAATTCTTGTTTCTCTTCTAACGGTTGGAGCGGTTGTTGCGCAGGCGCAGCAACGGCCGAAGATCATGGGCATTGCGCATGTGGCGTATGCCTCGCATGAAATTGATGCGTCGCGTGCGTTTTATCGCGACTGGCTTGGGCTTGAAGAGGTGAATGCGTGGATGAGCGAAGGCAAGCTCGCGTTCACGTTTTTCAAGATCAACGATCGCCAATTTGTGGAACTGACTCCTGAGAAGGGAGCCGGTACCGATCGTTTTGGTGATGTTTCGTTTGAGACGAATGATGCTGAGGCGATGCGTCGTTATCTGGCGGCGAAGGGTGTGGTGGTGCCGAAAGAAGTGACGCAGGGACGCATTGGCAACGTGGCGTTCAAGATCGTCGATCCTGCAGGGCATCAGGTGGAGTTTGTGCAGTACATGCCGCAGGGCAAGACTGTGCAGGACTTTGGCAAGCATCTTGGGCCGGAGCGTATTTCGACGCATATGACGCATACCGGACTTATCGTGACGGATCTGGATCCGGAGTATCGCTTTTACACGCAGGTGCTCGGGTTTACGGAGACGTGGCGTGGATCGTCGGACGGCAAGGTGCTTTCATGGATCAACCTGAAGATGCCGGACAGCACGGATTATGTGGAATTCATGCTGTACAAAGATGCGCCTGAGCCCACAAAGCGCGGAGGTGCGCATCACATCTGCCTGGTGGTACCGAGCGTGCCGGAAGCGGTGGCGAAGCTGAAGACCAGGCCCTATGCCGCGACGTATAAGCATCCACTGGAAGATGACCACGTGGGTAAGAATCGCAAACGGCAATCGAACCTGTTTGACGCTGATGGAACGCGGACCGAGTTGATGGAACCAACAACGATTGACGGGACAGTCACGCCGCCTTCGACGGCACCCTGGCCTCCCAAGTGA
- a CDS encoding acyltransferase, which translates to MAEVTAVAPQKKPPLPGLTGIRTFLAIGIMFFHFTPPLPEFVKPVINAGFTYISFFLLISGFVLAYNYAHRADTLKPGKFYAARLSRLYPVYLLSLLISLEMLHAEWKIRPLSEFVRGVVLTPLLLQGWSPTLATFWNTVAWTLATEAMLYLAFPHIIRMKFWPRSTGKLLALFGVFWLWELLLPTIYTVLNPDGLYNIDRYSSGYWLRALKYTPLPFVPIFLAGITLGRLHAMVELSDRVKLGLTLLSGGAALAAFYLLVPRLPYVMLHGGMLTPVFALLVWGLTGDHWVSRILGWGPIAAFGRASLCLYLLHFNTFLFIHDHHLPERLGVAKYDPWISYAFILCFAYAAFKLVEHPAQKYLLSRWVYREPKPPVEVSTPLG; encoded by the coding sequence ATGGCGGAAGTGACCGCGGTTGCTCCGCAGAAGAAACCGCCATTGCCCGGATTGACCGGCATCCGGACGTTTCTTGCCATCGGCATCATGTTCTTTCACTTCACGCCTCCGCTGCCGGAGTTTGTGAAGCCCGTGATCAATGCAGGGTTTACGTACATCAGCTTCTTCCTGCTGATCAGCGGATTCGTGCTGGCGTACAACTATGCGCATCGCGCGGATACGCTGAAGCCGGGCAAGTTTTACGCGGCTCGGCTGTCGCGCTTGTATCCGGTGTATCTGCTGTCCTTGTTGATATCGCTGGAAATGCTGCATGCGGAATGGAAGATCCGTCCGCTGAGCGAGTTTGTGCGCGGTGTGGTGCTGACACCGCTGTTGTTGCAGGGTTGGAGCCCGACGCTGGCCACGTTCTGGAATACAGTGGCGTGGACACTGGCTACGGAAGCCATGTTGTATCTGGCGTTTCCGCACATCATCCGCATGAAGTTCTGGCCGCGCTCGACGGGCAAGCTGCTGGCTCTGTTTGGTGTGTTCTGGCTGTGGGAGTTGCTGCTGCCGACGATCTATACGGTTCTGAATCCCGATGGTCTGTACAACATTGATCGCTACTCGTCGGGCTATTGGCTGCGCGCGCTGAAGTACACTCCGCTGCCGTTTGTGCCGATTTTCCTGGCGGGAATTACGCTGGGTCGCCTGCATGCGATGGTGGAACTGAGTGATCGTGTGAAGCTGGGCCTGACGTTGTTGTCGGGTGGTGCTGCTCTTGCCGCGTTCTATCTGCTGGTGCCGCGCTTGCCTTACGTGATGTTGCATGGCGGTATGCTGACGCCGGTATTCGCACTACTGGTTTGGGGTTTGACCGGCGATCACTGGGTTTCGCGGATTCTGGGATGGGGACCGATTGCGGCATTCGGGCGTGCGAGTCTGTGCCTGTATCTGCTGCACTTTAATACGTTTCTGTTCATTCACGATCACCATTTGCCGGAGCGTCTGGGCGTGGCGAAGTATGATCCGTGGATCAGCTACGCATTCATCCTTTGCTTTGCGTATGCGGCATTCAAGCTGGTGGAGCATCCCGCGCAGAAATATCTGCTGAGCCGGTGGGTGTATCGCGAGCCGAAGCCGCCGGTAGAGGTCAGCACTCCTCTCGGTTAG
- a CDS encoding FAD-dependent oxidoreductase: MSMTRRNFLMRVGQAGGYSATFATMQALGVMPMKAQVVKPIEAQAGVGKGVSVVIAGGGVAGLVTAYELRKLGYKVTLLEARSRPGGRNWSARNGTSVEFIDGTKQQCTWEPGHYQNLGPGRLPSVHTTILGYCRELNVPLEVEINTSRSSLLQNDAVYGGKPVVQRKALNDARGHVSELLAKSIKGGALDTDLTKEDKDRMLSFLRTYGPLGFDGKYHGSDRAGIKQYPGAGSQTMQIEEPLDMHSLLDANFWSGILYEEAWDWQATMMQPVGGMDRIPYAFARELDKTKTIIYNAPVTSFKRTGANKGVEVTYMQNGKEQVIKADYMVNAMPLPIIKKMKNDLSAPYKTAIDGATYANSYKLAWESNRFWEKEYNIYGGLTFRAPGPTTVIWYPSANLMSDKGILCTGYEDELNWGWEKLTLEEKFATAKKQLEKVHPGHSQELTKPIICMWRHIPYNEGSWIRSYGGGDAGYNTLIQPDGPIFFAGDHTTHVVGWQEGASQSGRRAAEMISERVKSARMAGDFSIVEA, encoded by the coding sequence ATGTCGATGACCCGTCGTAACTTCCTTATGCGCGTCGGCCAGGCCGGCGGTTATTCCGCAACGTTTGCCACCATGCAGGCTCTCGGCGTTATGCCGATGAAGGCTCAGGTGGTGAAGCCGATTGAGGCTCAGGCTGGCGTTGGCAAGGGTGTCAGTGTGGTGATTGCGGGGGGCGGTGTCGCCGGACTGGTGACCGCGTACGAACTGCGCAAGCTGGGCTACAAGGTAACTTTGCTGGAAGCGCGCAGCCGACCCGGTGGACGTAACTGGAGCGCGCGCAACGGCACCAGCGTTGAATTTATTGATGGAACGAAGCAGCAGTGTACGTGGGAGCCGGGGCATTATCAGAACCTCGGTCCCGGCCGACTGCCTTCGGTTCACACCACCATCCTGGGCTATTGCCGCGAACTGAATGTGCCGCTCGAGGTGGAGATCAACACATCGCGCTCGAGCCTTCTGCAGAATGACGCAGTCTATGGCGGCAAGCCAGTCGTGCAGCGCAAGGCCTTGAACGATGCGCGCGGTCACGTGAGTGAATTGCTTGCCAAGTCCATCAAGGGTGGCGCGCTCGACACTGATCTGACTAAGGAAGACAAGGATCGTATGTTGAGCTTCCTGCGCACCTATGGTCCGCTGGGCTTTGACGGTAAGTATCACGGTTCTGATCGCGCTGGCATTAAGCAGTATCCCGGCGCCGGTTCGCAGACCATGCAGATTGAAGAGCCGTTGGACATGCACTCGCTACTGGATGCGAATTTCTGGTCGGGCATTTTGTATGAAGAGGCATGGGACTGGCAGGCAACGATGATGCAGCCGGTGGGCGGCATGGACCGCATTCCGTATGCCTTCGCACGTGAGTTGGATAAAACCAAGACGATCATCTACAACGCTCCTGTGACGTCGTTCAAGCGCACGGGCGCGAACAAAGGTGTGGAAGTCACCTACATGCAGAACGGCAAGGAGCAGGTGATCAAGGCCGACTACATGGTGAATGCCATGCCGCTGCCGATCATCAAGAAGATGAAGAACGATCTCTCTGCGCCGTACAAGACTGCGATTGACGGGGCGACCTATGCAAACAGCTACAAGCTGGCTTGGGAGTCGAACCGCTTCTGGGAGAAGGAATACAACATCTACGGTGGCCTGACTTTCCGTGCACCCGGACCGACGACGGTGATCTGGTATCCATCGGCGAACCTGATGTCAGATAAGGGCATTCTGTGCACGGGCTATGAGGACGAGTTGAACTGGGGATGGGAGAAGCTGACGCTGGAAGAGAAGTTTGCCACGGCGAAGAAGCAACTTGAGAAGGTTCACCCCGGCCACAGCCAGGAGTTGACGAAGCCGATCATCTGCATGTGGCGCCATATTCCTTATAACGAAGGCTCGTGGATTCGCAGCTACGGCGGCGGTGATGCTGGTTACAACACGCTGATTCAGCCAGATGGCCCCATCTTCTTTGCGGGCGATCACACGACGCACGTTGTGGGCTGGCAGGAAGGCGCTTCGCAGTCTGGTCGCCGCGCGGCCGAGATGATCAGCGAGCGCGTGAAGTCTGCACGGATGGCTGGTGACTTCAGCATCGTGGAAGCGTAA
- a CDS encoding type II secretion system F family protein, whose amino-acid sequence MTEYVVKLADERGRVQEQTHPAASAEELRARFLQAGYLVYSVKPKGALAGGSTQKKVKLQPFLVFNQQFVTLIKAGLPIPGSLELLARRQRDENFKAQLVNVAARIKTGESLSGAFDAQGGFPLIFTTTLLAGERSGNLAEVLQRYVDFQRVSLTVTKKLKSALVYPTLLITLVVGLFIFLISFVVPRFAQLYDQLNAPLPKITVFLLDVGNASQKYGLYVLPFVLLTAFLVYRWSKTDAGATAIDRVRLSIPLIGTIWLKYQVGLFARTLSTLLTGGLPLVPSLETAARSISSRQVSNAVFASVTQVREGQGLSRSLESTRVFPELALEMIEVGESTGALPAMLNSVGGFFEEDVDTSTAALLSLIEPTLLIFMGIVVAVILISLYLPILQLGAGAASGQPGAGQ is encoded by the coding sequence ATGACGGAATATGTAGTTAAACTCGCAGACGAACGCGGTCGCGTGCAGGAACAGACCCATCCTGCCGCCAGCGCGGAAGAGTTGCGTGCGCGCTTTTTGCAGGCCGGCTACCTCGTCTATTCCGTAAAGCCGAAGGGCGCTCTTGCGGGTGGATCGACACAGAAAAAGGTGAAGCTGCAGCCGTTTCTGGTGTTCAACCAGCAGTTTGTCACGTTGATCAAAGCGGGTTTGCCTATTCCCGGATCGCTGGAGCTACTGGCGCGTCGGCAACGTGACGAGAATTTTAAGGCGCAGCTGGTGAATGTGGCCGCGCGCATTAAAACGGGCGAGTCGCTTTCCGGTGCGTTCGATGCGCAGGGTGGCTTTCCGCTGATTTTCACCACCACACTGCTTGCTGGCGAACGTTCCGGCAACCTGGCGGAAGTGTTGCAGCGTTATGTGGACTTTCAGCGCGTGTCGCTGACGGTGACGAAGAAGCTGAAGAGTGCGCTGGTGTATCCCACGTTGTTGATCACGCTTGTGGTGGGCCTGTTCATTTTCTTGATTTCGTTTGTGGTGCCACGGTTTGCGCAGTTGTATGACCAGTTGAATGCACCGTTGCCGAAGATTACGGTGTTCCTGCTGGATGTGGGTAACGCTTCGCAGAAGTATGGTTTGTACGTGTTGCCGTTTGTGCTGCTGACGGCATTCCTGGTGTATCGCTGGTCAAAGACGGATGCGGGCGCAACGGCGATTGATCGTGTGCGTTTGTCGATTCCGTTGATTGGCACGATCTGGTTGAAGTATCAGGTAGGGTTGTTTGCGCGTACTCTTTCCACGCTGTTGACGGGCGGTTTGCCGCTAGTGCCTTCACTTGAAACTGCGGCGCGATCGATCTCGTCGCGCCAGGTTTCGAATGCGGTCTTCGCATCTGTCACGCAGGTGCGCGAAGGGCAGGGCTTGAGCCGTTCGCTGGAATCCACGCGCGTGTTCCCGGAGCTTGCGCTGGAGATGATTGAAGTGGGTGAATCCACCGGTGCGTTGCCCGCGATGCTGAACTCTGTTGGCGGCTTCTTTGAAGAGGATGTGGATACATCCACTGCCGCGTTGTTGAGTTTGATTGAGCCCACGCTGCTGATCTTCATGGGCATTGTGGTGGCTGTGATTTTGATTTCGCTTTACCTGCCGATTCTTCAGCTTGGCGCGGGCGCGGCAAGTGGTCAGCCCGGAGCAGGGCAGTAA